One stretch of Cellulomonas wangsupingiae DNA includes these proteins:
- a CDS encoding DsbA family protein, with the protein MTSPDAPPAVSTDPDRHVLGDPAAPVTVVEYGDLECPYCRDAEPVLRRLVEESGGRVRLVWRHFPLFQVHPHALAAALAVEAAAAHGKFWDMQRLLFAHQDALTDDDLAGYARELGLDPDEVAGAGADQYARAVQADYEGGIELDVPGTPTLLVDGVPYRGRVELEALREVVDAA; encoded by the coding sequence ACATCGCCCGACGCCCCGCCCGCGGTCAGCACCGACCCCGACAGGCACGTGCTGGGCGACCCGGCGGCGCCGGTGACCGTCGTGGAGTACGGGGACCTGGAGTGCCCGTACTGCCGTGACGCGGAGCCCGTGCTGCGGCGGCTGGTCGAGGAGTCGGGGGGTCGGGTGCGCCTCGTGTGGCGCCACTTCCCGCTGTTCCAGGTGCACCCGCACGCCCTGGCGGCGGCGCTCGCGGTGGAGGCCGCCGCGGCGCACGGGAAGTTCTGGGACATGCAGCGCCTGCTGTTCGCGCACCAGGACGCGCTCACCGACGACGACCTCGCGGGGTACGCGCGTGAGCTGGGGCTGGACCCCGACGAGGTCGCAGGAGCGGGGGCGGACCAGTACGCGCGGGCCGTGCAGGCGGACTACGAGGGCGGGATCGAGCTCGACGTGCCGGGGACGCCGACGCTGCTGGTCGACGGGGTGCCGTACCGGGGACGCGTG